A region of Sphingomonas sp. DNA encodes the following proteins:
- a CDS encoding winged helix-turn-helix transcriptional regulator, whose translation MNRFAALADPTRLAIVELLGTGARTAGAIGEGFPISAPAVSQHLKTLREAGLVRVRVDGQRRIYSLDPDGFAEMERWFERMRNFWGGRLDALERALDEDGEI comes from the coding sequence ATGAACCGATTCGCAGCCCTCGCCGATCCCACCCGCCTCGCCATCGTCGAGCTGCTGGGCACGGGCGCGCGCACCGCCGGAGCGATCGGCGAAGGCTTCCCGATCAGCGCCCCGGCCGTCTCGCAGCATCTGAAGACGCTGCGCGAGGCAGGTCTCGTGCGGGTCAGGGTGGACGGCCAGCGCCGCATCTACAGCCTCGACCCCGACGGCTTCGCCGAGATGGAGCGCTGGTTCGAACGCATGCGCAATTTCTGGGGCGGCCGCCTCGACGCCCTCGAGCGCGCTCTGGACGAAGATGGAGAAATTTGA
- the ligA gene encoding NAD-dependent DNA ligase LigA — MTEAEAANRLMRLAKEIARHNRLYHADDAPEISDADYDALMRENAALEAEFPHLVRPDSPSRQVGAAPAGNLAKVTHALPMLSLDNAFADEEVAEFVARVRRYLKLAPDAPVALTAEPKIDGLSCSLRYEKGRLVLAATRGDGTTGEDVTPNVRTIADIPQFLSPSPEEEGLYEVTDIFEIRGEVYMAKADFAALNARLLAEAEDPEKARQFANPRNAAAGSLRQKDAAITASRPLCFLAHGWGEASALPADTQYGVMKAIESWGLPVNDRLVRVEDLDALIAHYRTIEAARADLPFDIDGVVYKVDRLDWQGRLGSVGRAPRWAIAHKFPAEQAQTTVNAIDIQVGRTGKLTPVARLEPVTVGGVVVSNVTLHNRDEIARLGVRPGDRVVIQRAGDVIPQVVENLTRDAPGDPFPFPDHCPECGSEAVAAEGEVDVRCTGGLICPAQRFERLRHFVSRGALDIEGLGEKSIAEFLELGWLNEPADIFRLSRHRDELVGRDGWQAKSVDALLKAIEDKRKPDAARLLFGLGIRHIGNVTARDLMKNLVTLPRLREAAVAARAGDEDALAELTGIDGVGGAVVGALGDFFHEPHNIEAWNDLLAEVHPPDFRVETRDSPVTGKTVVFTGSLETISRDEAKAQAEALGAKAAGSVSTKTDLVVAGPGAGSKLKKAAELGIEVIDEAAWLKIVAEANG, encoded by the coding sequence TCGCCTGATGCGCCTCGCGAAGGAGATCGCGCGGCACAACCGGCTCTACCATGCCGACGACGCGCCGGAGATTTCCGACGCCGACTATGACGCGCTGATGCGGGAAAATGCGGCGCTGGAGGCGGAGTTTCCGCATCTGGTGCGCCCCGACAGCCCGTCCCGGCAGGTGGGCGCGGCGCCCGCGGGCAATCTCGCGAAAGTCACCCATGCTTTGCCGATGCTCAGCCTCGACAACGCCTTCGCGGACGAGGAAGTGGCGGAGTTCGTCGCGCGCGTGCGGCGCTACCTGAAGCTCGCCCCGGACGCCCCCGTCGCGCTCACCGCCGAGCCGAAGATCGACGGCCTCTCCTGCTCGCTGCGCTACGAGAAAGGGCGGCTCGTCCTCGCCGCCACGCGCGGCGACGGCACGACGGGCGAGGACGTGACGCCCAATGTGCGGACCATCGCGGATATTCCGCAGTTCCTTAGCCCCTCCCCTGAAGAGGAAGGGCTATATGAGGTCACCGACATCTTCGAGATCCGCGGCGAGGTCTATATGGCCAAGGCGGATTTCGCCGCGCTCAACGCTCGTCTGCTCGCCGAGGCCGAAGACCCCGAAAAGGCGCGCCAGTTCGCCAATCCGCGCAACGCCGCCGCCGGTTCGCTGCGCCAGAAGGACGCCGCGATCACCGCCTCACGGCCGCTGTGCTTCCTGGCGCATGGCTGGGGCGAGGCGTCGGCTTTGCCCGCCGACACCCAATATGGCGTCATGAAGGCGATCGAGTCCTGGGGCCTGCCGGTCAACGACCGCCTCGTCCGCGTCGAGGATCTGGACGCCCTCATCGCCCATTACCGCACCATCGAGGCGGCGCGAGCCGATCTGCCCTTCGACATCGACGGCGTCGTCTACAAGGTGGATCGGCTCGACTGGCAAGGCCGGCTCGGCTCCGTTGGACGCGCGCCGCGCTGGGCGATCGCGCACAAATTCCCGGCGGAACAGGCGCAGACCACCGTCAACGCCATCGACATCCAGGTCGGCCGCACCGGCAAGCTGACCCCCGTCGCGCGGCTGGAGCCGGTGACGGTCGGCGGCGTCGTCGTCTCCAACGTCACGCTGCACAATCGCGACGAGATCGCCCGGCTGGGCGTGCGGCCCGGCGACCGGGTGGTGATCCAGCGCGCCGGCGACGTCATCCCGCAGGTGGTGGAGAATCTCACCCGCGACGCGCCCGGCGATCCCTTCCCCTTCCCCGATCATTGCCCCGAATGCGGCAGCGAGGCGGTGGCGGCGGAAGGCGAGGTCGACGTGCGCTGCACCGGCGGCCTGATCTGCCCCGCCCAGCGTTTCGAGCGGCTGCGCCATTTCGTCTCGCGCGGCGCGCTCGACATCGAGGGGCTGGGCGAGAAGAGCATCGCCGAATTCCTGGAACTGGGCTGGCTGAACGAGCCGGCCGACATCTTCCGCCTCAGCCGCCACCGCGACGAACTGGTCGGCCGCGACGGCTGGCAGGCAAAATCCGTCGATGCCCTGCTCAAAGCCATCGAGGACAAGAGGAAGCCGGACGCCGCCCGCCTCCTGTTCGGCCTCGGCATCCGCCATATCGGCAACGTCACCGCCCGCGACCTGATGAAGAATCTCGTCACCTTGCCGCGCCTCCGCGAAGCGGCTGTAGCGGCGCGCGCCGGCGACGAGGACGCGCTGGCCGAACTGACCGGCATCGACGGCGTCGGCGGCGCGGTGGTCGGCGCGCTCGGCGATTTCTTCCACGAGCCCCACAATATCGAGGCATGGAACGATCTGCTCGCCGAGGTTCACCCACCCGACTTCCGCGTCGAAACCCGCGATTCTCCCGTCACGGGCAAGACCGTGGTTTTCACCGGCAGCCTGGAGACCATCTCCCGCGACGAAGCCAAGGCGCAGGCCGAGGCCCTCGGCGCCAAGGCGGCCGGCTCGGTCTCGACCAAGACCGACCTGGTCGTCGCCGGCCCGGGCGCGGGCTCGAAGCTCAAGAAGGCCGCCGAGCTCGGCATCGAGGTGATCGACGAGGCGGCGTGGCTGAAGATCGTGGCGGAGGCGAATGGCTGA